ctgtgggtgctgcccGGCTGCAGAGCCCTTCCCGGAGCGCTCATCCCATGTGGCCACCGGCGGTGCGAGGCGTGCGCGGTCCTGGCTCCCTGCTGGACCCCGGTGCTGGGGGGTTGGCACGTGCAGGGCTGCGGGGCGCGTCCTCAGGAGCTGTTTTGCCCTTTTTCCTGCCCTAGCTGGAGCCTGGGAGCGTCTTCCCCCCCCCGTGCTGGCGCTACTCCCCCGCCCACGGGGGCATGCTGGGACCCTTTGGGCAGCTCATGACGGAGGAGGACATTCTCCGCATTGAGAGGCAAATCGAAAACCTGCAGGTGATGCACAAGGTGCAGACGGTGGAGacggagctggagcagctggaggaggagctgcagcagctcctgcctctcccGGCCACCCTGGCCCCCGAGCGCTTTTCCCTTGACCCCCGGCGCCTGCAGGGCCGTGCCGAGGACCTGCCCGCCTGGTGCAGCAAGACCTCTGCGCTGCTGAGGAGCATGGCCATGCTGCTGGCCGCTCTGGGGGGCCGCGAGAGCCCCGGGGTGGGGGGAGTGGCGAGCAGCGCTGTGCCCCAGAGgtccccccccagcgccccggCCGGCACCCAGCAGGACGCCCGGCGTGAGATCCTGCACTGCGGTGTGTCTGTCCGCAGCCTCAAGGCCAACTACGAGGGGCTGGTGggagcccccccgccccgcagcAGGGTCACCAAGAGGAAGCGGTCGCTGCCCCCGGGAGCACCCGTGGAGGTCTGCACCCGTGAGCCAGTGCTGGAGGAGGAgtacggggacggggacggggatggggacgcgGACGGGGTGCTGCGGCGCAGCCAGCCGGTGCAGACggagctgagctgcctgcaggagcgCATCGACGCGCGGAAGGAGCGCGCCGTCTCCCTCTTCCTGGAGCACTGGAAGAAGTGGGCGCTGGCGGAGGCCCCTGGTGCACGCACCCGCGGGGACGAGCGGCTGCGGCGGCTCTGGAAGCAGCGGCAGGCGGTGGGGAGGCTGCTGGCGCGCTGGAGGAGCGTCGCCCACCGGGTGCCCGGGCGGCAAATCCGGCGGCTGAGTCGTGCCGATGTGCTCTACTGGCCCGAGCACTTCTTGCCCCACGTCCGAGGCTCGCCCGTGCCCTACGACAGCCTCTCGCTCGACCTCTTCATGCTGGGCTACTTCCAGCTGCTGGAGATGAACCTGAGCCCTGAGGAGCGCCGCTTCCGACACCTGCTGTGCTACGAGATGTTCGACCGCCTGGGCACCCACAGCTGGGAGTGCATCCGACGCTTCCACCGCGCCGCGCTGGAGCGGGTCGAGGCTGGCCACTGCTGCTGGCTCGACGGCTTCGAGGACCTGAAGCAGGAGTTCTTTGGGGAACCAGTGCCCACGGCAGCAGCGGTGGAGTCAAGTCCTTCGTCCCCCAGGCTGGCAcccgctgctgcagcccagggagggaaggagccgGCCCAGCTGGTCTCGGAGCTGGGGGAGTTCAGTGACGAGGACATCTGCCGCTACATCAACCGCAGCTTCTCCTtctggaaggagaaggaggcagAGATGTTTGATATCTGAGCTGGGTGGgatgctgtggcagcagcaggtcccgGGGCCGTGGTGGTGGCATGGGGCTGGCCGAGCGCACGGCTGGGGTGTGCAGCCAGGAGAGGCTCCGGGTGCAGCCGGGGCTGGGCACAGCTCAGCTGTTCTCACGGCAGCAGGACTGCGGGCCAgctctgcaggttttttttcgGGTTTTGCTTCGTGCCCTGGGAGCTGGCCCCGGGTGCCCAGACCCCGCGGGGGTTCTGCGGCCAGCTGTGTGTCGAAGTTGCTGTGTGCCCCTTGCCGTGGCTGTGTGTTGTGCTGGGGGCGCAGCTCCCCCTTGGTGTGCTGTTTGCGGTGCCGGGGTGCCGTGTGCCCCCACGTGTCGGTGCAATAAAGCTGTGTGTGCTGTGAAGGGCTCGGCGCTCCGCACGCTCCTTGGCCGCGTGTGCTCCCCGCACCGGGATAACGCGGGCAGCGCGGGGCCGCGTGCCATCGGCACCGTGCCGTGCCGCGCTGTGCGGTGCCAGGGGTGCGCCTCACTCCTGCCGGCTGCCCCCACGCTTGTGCTCCCTGTGGCTGGCGGGGTGTGGACCCAAGGGGTGATGTCCATGGGGCTGGGTCGGTCCTGGCCCATGGGGGGCTGCTTTCCAGGAGCCTTTGCCATCCTTCGCTTCCCCGGTGGAGCCCGGCCGGCCACCCCAGGCCCTGCGCTCCCGTGGCTGTGCGTAACGCGGCTGTTTGttgcaggagaaggaggaggaggcgcgCCTGGCCAGCATGCCGGCATGGAGGAGGGACATCCTGCGCAagaagctggaggaggagaggtgaGCAGGGCGGGCTGGGGTCCGCCTGTGCTctccagctgcccccagcccacgcTAACGGCACCTTGTCCCCTTGCTTTCACAGGGAGCAGAAACGGTGAGTGCCGCCTGTCCCCTTCCCTGGCAGGGGGGTGG
The DNA window shown above is from Anas platyrhynchos isolate ZD024472 breed Pekin duck chromosome 22, IASCAAS_PekinDuck_T2T, whole genome shotgun sequence and carries:
- the ESPN gene encoding espin isoform X5, translated to MSRGHSAPVAALLGVARRAPATAAGVQQAGAGDAPPNKWQRLSVPVPCGWRALCSRGASSATGTVPRASWAWAAAWRRGVQAAAVTRVPGSGVTCAAGVGWQCRRCQELRGLSWDAQGSPLSADTMHNGGPADTKPGAELPPPPPPPPLPETACPPPPPPPPPAEAPAGPRRSSSSTGSTKSFNMMSPTGDNSELLAEIKAGKSLKPTPQSKGFTTVFSGSGQAGANAESPLSSPSPTRTPTPPATPEAVGLPRCVAGGSPEPVLNGSSPVPGPGAGGPPDAEALVPSHDEQGRPIPEWKRQVMVRKLQLRMQEEEEQRRKLEPGSVFPPPCWRYSPAHGGMLGPFGQLMTEEDILRIERQIENLQVMHKVQTVETELEQLEEELQQLLPLPATLAPERFSLDPRRLQGRAEDLPAWCSKTSALLRSMAMLLAALGGRESPGVGGVASSAVPQRSPPSAPAGTQQDARREILHCGVSVRSLKANYEGLVGAPPPRSRVTKRKRSLPPGAPVEVCTREPVLEEEYGDGDGDGDADGVLRRSQPVQTELSCLQERIDARKERAVSLFLEHWKKWALAEAPGARTRGDERLRRLWKQRQAVGRLLARWRSVAHRVPGRQIRRLSRADVLYWPEHFLPHVRGSPVPYDSLSLDLFMLGYFQLLEMNLSPEERRFRHLLCYEMFDRLGTHSWECIRRFHRAALERVEAGHCCWLDGFEDLKQEFFGEPVPTAAAVESSPSSPRLAPAAAAQGGKEPAQLVSELGEFSDEDICRYINRSFSFWKEKEAEMFDI
- the ESPN gene encoding espin isoform X2, whose translation is MSRGHSAPVAALLGVARRAPATAAGVQQAGAGDAPPNKWQRLSVPVPCGWRALCSRGASSATGTVPRASWAWAAAWRRGVQAAAVTRVPGSGVTCAAGVGWQCRRCQELRGLSWDAQGTHHGHAAALPAQLRSPLQLASREGSPEGLRRADSTRRSRNFSKQPSTGDYYKHLGPSAAELPGPRRMAHSEEGSPLSADTMHNGGPADTKPGAELPPPPPPPPLPETACPPPPPPPPPAEAPAGPRRSSSSTGSTKSFNMMSPTGDNSELLAEIKAGKSLKPTPQSKGFTTVFSGSGQAGANAESPLSSPSPTRTPTPPATPEAVGLPRCVAGGSPEPVLNGSSPVPGPGAGGPPDAEALVPSHDEQGRPIPEWKRQVMVRKLQLRMQEEEEQRRKLEPGSVFPPPCWRYSPAHGGMLGPFGQLMTEEDILRIERQIENLQVMHKVQTVETELEQLEEELQQLLPLPATLAPERFSLDPRRLQGRAEDLPAWCSKTSALLRSMAMLLAALGGRESPGVGGVASSAVPQRSPPSAPAGTQQDARREILHCGVSVRSLKANYEGLVGAPPPRSRVTKRKRSLPPGAPVEVCTREPVLEEEYGDGDGDGDADGVLRRSQPVQTELSCLQERIDARKERAVSLFLEHWKKWALAEAPGARTRGDERLRRLWKQRQAVGRLLARWRSVAHRVPGRQIRRLSRADVLYWPEHFLPHVRGSPVPYDSLSLDLFMLGYFQLLEMNLSPEERRFRHLLCYEMFDRLGTHSWECIRRFHRAALERVEAGHCCWLDGFEDLKQEFFGEPVPTAAAVESSPSSPRLAPAAAAQGGKEPAQLVSELGEFSDEDICRYINRSFSFWKEKEAEMFDI
- the ESPN gene encoding espin isoform X3; the encoded protein is MSRGHSAPVAALLGVARRAPATAAGVQQAGAGDAPPNKWQRLSVPVPCGWRALCSRGASSATGTVPRASWAWAAAWRRGVQAAAVTRVPGSGVTCAAGVGWQCRRCQELRGLSWDAQLASREGSPEGLRRADSTRRSRNFSKQPSTGDYYKHLGPSAAELPGPRRMAHSEEGSPLSADTMHNGGPADTKPGAELPPPPPPPPLPETACPPPPPPPPPAEAPAGPRRSSSSTGSTKSFNMMSPTGDNSELLAEIKAGKSLKPTPQSKGFTTVFSGSGQAGANAESPLSSPSPTRTPTPPATPEAVGLPRCVAGGSPEPVLNGSSPVPGPGAGGPPDAEALVPSHDEQGRPIPEWKRQVMVRKLQLRMQEEEEQRRKLEPGSVFPPPCWRYSPAHGGMLGPFGQLMTEEDILRIERQIENLQVMHKVQTVETELEQLEEELQQLLPLPATLAPERFSLDPRRLQGRAEDLPAWCSKTSALLRSMAMLLAALGGRESPGVGGVASSAVPQRSPPSAPAGTQQDARREILHCGVSVRSLKANYEGLVGAPPPRSRVTKRKRSLPPGAPVEVCTREPVLEEEYGDGDGDGDADGVLRRSQPVQTELSCLQERIDARKERAVSLFLEHWKKWALAEAPGARTRGDERLRRLWKQRQAVGRLLARWRSVAHRVPGRQIRRLSRADVLYWPEHFLPHVRGSPVPYDSLSLDLFMLGYFQLLEMNLSPEERRFRHLLCYEMFDRLGTHSWECIRRFHRAALERVEAGHCCWLDGFEDLKQEFFGEPVPTAAAVESSPSSPRLAPAAAAQGGKEPAQLVSELGEFSDEDICRYINRSFSFWKEKEAEMFDI